The nucleotide window TGCACCCACTACCAGAGATGTTGAGTTCCTTGGGGTGTGAATGAGTTTTGTTGGATTCATTGTGCTTTAGTGTCTGCTCTTTGCAGCAGgattggtttatttttgtgacCTTTTTAAAGTTTGAAGGGGCATTTGATCAGGAGGTGTGTGTAGGTCCAGCTTGCTTGTTCTCGCAGGGTCCGGTCACTGATCTGCAGACACTCAAGAGTCCCATCTTTGGCCATCCTGAGGCCTCTGAGGACTTGCTGGGCCATTCACAGAGTGGTGTATATGTATACGAATATGATAACAATCAGGTTCAGAATGGTCCCGATAATCCCCAGCATCGCCAAGACGCTCtcctctttactttctttttcttgttctctgtCATCATCATTTCCACTTGTGATTACCATCTTGGTTGCAAATGTCTTTATCTTCCTCGCCAAGCTAACCTGTAATAGCAAAGATTATTGCTTATcaatataaacacaaaagattaTTGTTTATAAACATCTTCTCCATAGTGGGGCAGATCTGCTGGGGATGGTGGTTTCACACTTGGGGACTAGATTGCGGTGGGGGTGACAAATCACATGGCTCCCATCTTGGGACCTCTCACTCTTGGCCATGGGGAAAAGGCAGAACACGGCTCATCAATTTCAGGGATGTGTGTGTCCTGACACTGGTATAGAGAGATGAGCCCCGAGGTCCTGCCTGGGCACCACCCACTTCGTTGAGTGTGTTTTCCCCTAAAGCAGACACTGAGACAGCTGCATACCAGTCAGCCTAAAGCATGCAGCCTCCCCCAGGGTGCCAGGAATTTTATACTCTTTCATGTAGTGGGTTCCattcagagttttctttctttctttttctttttttgtagtttttggctggggctgggtttaaacccaccacctccagtacatggagCTGctctactcatttgagccacagacgctgcccaccacccagggttttcttttctttcttttttttttttttttgtagagacggagtctcacttcatcaccctgggtagagtgccgtggcatcacacagctcacagcaaccgccaactcctgcgcttaggcaattctcttgcctcggcctcctgagtaactgggactataggtgcccaccacaatgcctggctatttttttgttgcagtttggccggggccaggcttgaacccaccatccttggtatatggggctggcgccctacccactgagccacaggtgccgccccacccaGGGTTTTCATGAAGAGTGAGACCCACCATGCTGAAGAGCTGGCTGTGGTGTGGGCGGGGCGGGAGGGACAGAACCCAGGGAAGGTGATTCACTGAAACCACAGAAGTTGATAAGAGGTCTCTGCACAGAGCAGGTAAGTAGCACCACGACAAACTTTCATAACCCCTAACAGAAATGCATATCGGTACGATTAGTCTGGAAAGTTTCTTGGCAGTACCTAGAAAAGTGAAGAGACATACATTCTAACCTGAGTACCTGCTCTCCCACATGTACACCCTGAAGAAAGCTTTGGGTTGGTGCACCTGGAGATCTGGGCAGGAAGGCTCCTATGGGCTTAGGAGAGCAGGTGAACATACCACTGCAACAGTGAAATGAATGAGCCACGGCTACACGTGACAACAGGGACAAAGCACAGCCACTTAACGGAGAGACGAAGAGTATGTGGCAGAAGAGTAGATACAGTAAAAATTGATTTGTTAAGGCTTAAAAGAGGCAAAAACCAAATACTATATTGCTTTAGAGATGGGTACTTTGATTCTTATAAAAAGAAAGGCAGCAGTTAACACAAAACATGGAGTGGCTCCCCCACGCAAAAGCAGAGTGGGATGCCATTGAGGAGGGGCACCAACAGCCTTTGATACTGTCATTTCTCATCCTTTAAGCtttaaattgttcttttaatacacatatatttcAGCTGTTATTATGTACATATTTTGCGACAAccaaaatttttagaatttttttaagatagaaaacTCAGTCACCCATGAGGCACAGTGGGCAGCTGAAGCCCTCTTTCCACTGATTACTAATCCAAACCATATGTAAAATAGGACTAATGTGGGCATGGTGGTGGCAGCCTGTCTACTGGACGGGTGTAACACGGACCAGGCCAGGCACCCTGGCTATCATTCCTCCCTTAGAGAGCTGATCTGTTAGAGCCAGAGGCTTTTCATATTTCGGGGCATTGATGGATAATTTTATCTGTCAACTCACTGGGCCATGGGGTGCTAACATCTGGTCATGTTATTTGGGTGCGTCTGGGTGTACCTGTGTCTCTGGATAGGATTAAGGTTTGAACTGGTAGACAGAGTAAAGCAGCCCAGGTGTGGGCAAGCATCACCCCATCAGCTGGGAgcctgaagagaagaaaaaggctgACAAGCCAGGATGATTCCCCTTGCCTGTCTGCCCTCCAAAGgggatattatttttttcctgcctttggacTTGTATCGAAGGATTTCAGGCAGCTCTTCCAAGGTCTCAAAGCTGCAAGCCTTTGGGCTAGAGATACACCATACACCACTGGTTCTCCTGGACGTCCAGCTGGCTCACTCATCCTGCAGATTGTACGACCTGCTGGCCTCCAAAATCACATGAGTTAATTCCTTATAACAAATCTTTCTGTATTAGTAGTATGTATACATACACGCATCTATGTATATACGTATACAGAGAGAACACATTTATGTATACATGCATGGGatagatatgtgtgtatatatatacatatttcctattggttctgtttctctggacaaCTCTGGGTTGTCTAACACAGGGTTGTCTAACACAGGGTTCAGATGCTGTCTCAGGGCACATATCCAGGAAGGACCACACACAGGAATCCAGGAAGGTGGGAGCATGGCTGAAAGATGAAATGTATGCACACTCCTCCCTCTGTGCATGTGAACCCCTAGAAAGGCTGGGTCATGCTCTGCAGATCAACCCAGGAAACAGGGCACAGTATAAGTGAACAGATATCTATGTGAAGGAGAGACAAGCCCATCAGTAAGGACTAGAGGAATGAATGcaccatgaatgaatgaatctacTAAAGGGaagtttcaatttcttcattttggtTTACTAGATAGACATATTACAGTGAGCGCCTATTCCCATAGCTCTGCTAGGGAAAGCTGCTAGCTGGAtttgtttggttttcttgtttttttttttttgtttgtttgtttttcatcctAATATACTCTCAGTAACATATGGTGAACATACAGAAAAGCACACAAATTTTAAGTACACAGCTTGACCCACTTTCACATCTGTTTAGTACTAAGTTCAAGAAACAGAAACTTCCAGGACCAGGAGCCTCCAGTGGTGCCCCAACCTGCCACCATCCTTCCTCCTGAATATCACAGCTCCTAAAAGCCCAGGTTACTCCGGCCTGGTTTTGAATTTTACGTAAATGCATCGTACTGGATGTCCTTTTTCAAGTCTGATTTCTTAGCCCCAGAATTATGTTGGTGAGATTCACCCATGTCGTTGGGTGTAGCTGTGTTTCATTCATTCTCAATTGTGAACAGTATCCCACTTTGTCAATTTACCTGCAGTTTATGTATCTGTTCTATGGCTGAttggcatttgggttgtttgaaGTTTGGGGCTATTACTAATAATGCTTCTATGTATCTTCTGGCAAACATACATGTACATCTTCCTCCAACATTTTATGCAAAATTTTTCAAAGTACATCAAAGTTTAAAGAATCTTCCAGTTAGCACCCACATTCTGACCATTTAAACTCCACCATTAACAGGTGGCTATATTTGCTGTAGCACATAACTATCCATCCCCTATCCACCCATCTTCTTCTTTTGGTGCATTTCAAAGTAAATGGCAGATATTATCACACTGCCCTTTAAATACTACAGCATGCGTATTTTAACTAGAGCTCAACATTTACtcacagttttttcttttgatgCAAAATGTTTATGTGTGCAACTTCCTATTGGCTACCTATACTCAGGAGAGCTGCAGGGACAGAGTATACACATGTTCTATGCTAGCAGATACTGCCAGAcagtttttcaaagtggttgtgTCTATTTACTTGCTAATAAGGGCTAAATTGATCCCCACATTATCTTGGTGACTCCACGGCCCAGACTTTGCACACAAAGACATGAGAAGGTATAAATACCTAGAAATCCCCTCTTTTTTCTGCTTGGGACAGACTTCTCGCTGAGCACCAGTCACCTCCTTAATGGGGGTCTCTTATTTATTGTCTGTCCTCTTAGACTGCGAGCCCTGAGACAGGGAGTTTTAAGTCCCTACTTCcaagcatagtgcctggcacagagcaagcTCTTAGGAAGTGTGCTGCATGAATGAGTGGGTGCTGTGGGGAGATCTAGCATATCTGTCTCTGCAGGGCAGGGAATGATAGCCAACGTGGGGCTAAAGAGATACAATTAGTGCTGCCCTTATAACCAAAGACCCATCATCACAGTCACTCAAGCAAAACAAAGTGCCTGTCATGGCGGCTGCTTGGTTTCAAGGCTTAATTTAGCCTCTTCTCTGAGTTAACCCGAGATAACTCCGATTCAGGAGGAAGTGGAGGGGAATAATCAGGTCAGCTGTGTTTACTTTCCGAGGACTCAGCAGCAACCAAAGCTCCAGAAGAGGCCTTCTCCAGCTCACAGAAGAGTTGCATCCTACAAGTTTGTTTCTAAGCTGCCTGAGTCACCAGTCTGAACTTGCCCATGGAAACCTTGTTGAGAGTGTGGTTGGATTCCCAGGGGAGTGACTGAGGGCTTCACAGAAGGGAATAGTCAGAATATTGTTTTCCCTGGATAAAGATATCTAGCCAGGGTGGGGAGGATAAACAGTGACGTTGGCGAGAGGCTGGGAGATTAGCCAGAAGCCAGAAGAGTGACAGAGATGGGagagaagaacaaaaacaataaGCAACAAGCAGAGGCTGGGCCAGGCAATGTCTGACATAAATCTTGCTGCGAGgcataaattcatttattcacttactcattcactcattccttCCTGCCAGGAGTGGGCTGGAGGAGAGAGTGGGGATTGACTGTTAGTGGGAAAGGCATTTCTTTTGGGGGTAATGAACAATCCTCTACACTTAAGATtttggtgatggttgcacaactctgtgaatagaCTAAAGTTGTCTGATGGTACATCTTCAATACGGAATTTTGTGGTTTGTGAATTATAACTCAATGaagacattaattttaaaaagaacatttgcaATCGTATCTGAAGTATAAAGTGTTTAgacataaatttaacaaaaaggtCTAAACATTTCATAAGGACATTATAAGACATTACTGAAAGACATAAAAGCAGACCTACATAAAAAGGAAGATATACCATTTTTATAGAATGCAAAATTCAATATCCTAAAAACATCAGCTCTTCCTAAAGTAATCTATAGGGTTGTTGCAGTTTCAGTCAAAATttctggaggttttttttttttttttttattgttggggattcattgagggtacaataagccaggttacactgattgcaattgttaggtaaagtccctcttgcaatcatgtcttgcccccataaagtgtgacacacaccaaggccccacccccccgtccctctttctgtttcccccccataaccttaattgtcattaattgtcctcatatcaaaattgagtacatagggttcatgcttctccattcttgtgatgctttactaagaataatgtcttccacgtccatccaggttaatacaaaggatataaagtctccattttttttttttttttgtagagacagagtctcattgtactgccctccggtagagtgccgtggcgtcacacggctcacagcaacctccagctcttgggcttacacgattctcttgcctcagcctcccgagtacctggaactacaggcgcctgccacaacgcccagctattttttttgttgcagtttggccggggctgggtccgaacccgccaccctcggcatatggggccggcgccctactcactgagccacaggcgccgcccaagtctccattttttttaatggctgaatagtattccatggtatacatataccacagcttgttagtccattcttgggttggtgggcatgtaggctgtttccacattttggcgattgtaaattaagctgcaataaacagtctagtacaagtgtccttatgataaaaggatttctttccttctgggtagatgcccagtaatgggattgcaggatcaaatgggaggtctagcttgagtgctttgaggtttctccacacttccttccagaaaggatgtactagtttgcagtcccaccagcagtgtaaaagtgttcccttctctccacatccacaccagcatctgcagttttgagattttgtgatgtgggccattctcactggggttagatgatatctcagggttgttttgatttgcatttctctaatatatagagatgatgaacattttttcacgtgtttgttagccattcgtctgtcgtctttagagaaagttctattcatgtctcttgcccattgatataagggattgttggcttttttcatgtggattaatttgagttctctatagatcctagttatcaagcttttgtctgattgaaaatatgcaaatatcctttcccattgtgtaggttgtctctttgctttggttattgtctccttagctgtacagaagcttttcagtttaaagaagtcccatttgtttatttttgttgttgttgcaattgccatggcagtcttcttgatgaagtctttccccaggctaatatcttccagtgtttttcctatgctttctttgaggatttttattgtttcatgccttaaatttaagtccgttatccatcttgaatcaatttttgtgagtggggaaaggtgtgggtccagtttcagtcttttacatgtagacatccagttctcccaacaccatttattgaatagggagtctttcccccaaggtatgttcttgtttggtttatcaaacattacgtggttgtaaaatgttagtttcatttcttggttttcaattcgattccaagtgtctatgtctctgtttttgtgccagtaccatgctgtcttgagcactatggctttgtagtatagactaaaatctggtatgctgatgcccccagctttgtttttgttactaagaactgccttagctatacggggttttttccggttccatacaaaatgcagaatcattttttccaaatcttgaaagtacgatgttggtattttgataggaatggcattgaataggtagattgctttgggaagtatatacattttaacaatgttgattcttcccatccatgagcatggtatgttcttccatttgttaatatcctctgctatttcctttctgaggatttcatagttttctttatagaggtccttcacctcctttgttaggtatactcctaggtatttcattttctttgaaactatggtgaagggagttgtgtccttaattagcttctcatcttgactgttattggtgtacacaaaggctactgacttgtggacattgattttatatcctgaaacattactgtattttttgatgacttctaggagtcttgtggttgagtctttggggttctctaagtataagatcatgtcgtcagcaaagagggagagtttgacctcctctgctcccatttggattccctttatttccttgtcttgcctaattgtattggctagaacttccagcactacgttgaatagtaaaggtgacagaggacaaccttgtctggttccagttctaagaggaaaagctttcagttttactccattcagtaaaatattggctgtgggtttgtcatagatagcttcaatcagttttagaaatgtgccacctatgcctatactcttcagtgttctaattagaaaaggatgctggattttatcaaatgctttttctgcatctattgagaggatcatgtgatctttatttttgcctctgttaatatggtggataacgtttatagacttgcatatgttaaaccagccttgcatccctgggatgaagcctgcttgatcatggtgaatgacttttttgatgataagctgtaatctattggctaggattttgttgagaatttttgcgtctatgttcatgagtgagactggtctgaaattctcctttttgtttgggtcttttcctggttttggtatcagggtgatgtttgcttcatagaatgtgttggggaagattccttcttcctcaattttttggaataatttctgcagtacaggaataagctcttccttgaaggtttgatagaattctggagtgaagccatctggaccagggcattttttggttggaagattttttattgtttctttgatctcagtgcttgaaattggtctgttcaggagctctatttcttcctggctgagtctagggagagggtgtgattccaaatattgatccatttctttcacattgtcaaatttctgggcatagagtttctggtagtattcagagatgatctcttgtatctctgtgggatcagttgttatttcccctttatcatttctgattgaggttactagagattttacttttctattcctcattagtctggccaatggtttatctattttatttattttttcaaaaaactaactccttgtttcattaattttctgaatgattcttttgttttcaatttcattgatctctcatttgattttggatatttcttttcttctactgagtttaggcttagattgttcttctttttccaattccataagatctcttgtgagattgttgatgtgctctctttctgtttttcgaatgtaggcatctaaagcgatgaattttcctctcaaaactgcttttgcagtatcccacaggttttggtagcttgtgtcttcattgttgttatgctcaaggaagttaatgatttcctgttttatttcttccttcacccatctgttattcaacagaagattgtttaatttccatgcctttgggtggggtcgagcatttttgttagagttgagttccacctttagtgccttatggtctgagaagatacaaggtaaaatttcaattcttttgattctgttgatatctgttttgtgtcccaggatatgatcaattttggagaatgttccatggggtgatgagacgaatgtatattctttatctttgggatggagtgttctatatgcgtctatcaagcacagttgttctagggtctcatttaaatctcttatatccttgcttaatttctgtttagaggatctgtccagctctgtaagaggagtgttaatgtcccctgttattatggtattatcagatatcatattgctcagactgagtaaggtctgtttcaagaatctgggagcatttaaattgggtgcatggatatttagaattgaaatgtattcttgttgtatttttccctttaccaatataaagtgaccatctttgtcttttttgactttagttgctttaaatccacatgtatctgaaaataagattgcaactcctcttttcttctgaattccatttgcctgaaaaattgtcttccaacccttgactgggagctttaagttgtcttttgaagccaggtgtgtttcttgcagacagcaaatggatggcttgtgttttttaatccagtcaaccaatctatgtctcttcagtggggaattcaagccattaacatttattgagataattgataagtgtggtagtattctattcgtctttattttgtgagagtccattgcttagttttatcttttgcaacagtgtggaggttaggttctgtcatttaat belongs to Nycticebus coucang isolate mNycCou1 chromosome 9, mNycCou1.pri, whole genome shotgun sequence and includes:
- the LOC128594162 gene encoding protein TUNAR; amino-acid sequence: MRFSVSLARKIKTFATKMVITSGNDDDREQEKESKEESVLAMLGIIGTILNLIVIIFVYIYTTL